A portion of the Salarias fasciatus chromosome 15, fSalaFa1.1, whole genome shotgun sequence genome contains these proteins:
- the LOC115401408 gene encoding bromo adjacent homology domain-containing 1 protein: MTHARQKSSLRQSHSAAEWWDGGHLWPHGGAMGSAWPERTLRFGRTKKISEIITQGKHMAKRMNDKREKAERSEQNRKLDRRREKKRDRKLYPLRARPGSSEGEGLSCHVLLTRLEESIREKEGAKEREGKDGPRQLSLKSKSKKRKNSGRKEAKSLPKSKLKSCSPSYAECVTSGVLQPRKRRLASLNAEAVNSLLLERATDPQPAAKQAKRQDEHTAGGAFQTADPARNGVTGGLKASRGSVAKSSASDKPELCQSSKSVKKAKARRREKLWMSQESLDAPAPRRLAGLNAAALLKLTSSSATSKQRVKTAPTATVTSDGKAPAALSGPKQHSRAKLQHKEHAQKQKGKQVPPMHSGCTSCKKKADFEPKVEWEGSSCTHRLTKPGYQSRSMLPYPLKQVKEEQLETELSPYYCCPPEGSVEYCHRLAFFLGQQPYGESDDQPLNSAMTPVKRECLVTSPSLTHSHPHTALALSPHPCLCTAEHCFSSYYVHIAHPTHTGTTSAALTPRPLNYAPSNLCPSRMTGSKLLGRQVPHPSGLAHPAYCNSMTSPCYGEACGIGGYSYRAMAPVTSRACSFSTGCTGCTHNIKTESYSSPQGDHSTSLLVPPSIPISSCPLSTVPTSTQTKPHLLTPLSAREQPAQARLKLGKECPPSTKPSNGSLSTGRTQSPAKQPSPVPSLSSTKQKRVSRRRATNGWRPVGMPTEREVFIAGEDETALRQCYEGVERDGEVIRVRDTVLLRSGPRKKSLPYVAKISALWEDPKTGELMMSLFWYYRPEHTQGGRDPSAHCENEIFASRHQDENSVACIEDRCYVLPLAQYCRYCALMKRRAEGAPPGSASVVPCRSDFAPPSHRCVPTDVDPELVYLCRHVYDFRYGRILKNLQ; encoded by the exons ATGACTCACGCAAGGCAGAAAAGTTCCCTCAGGCAGAGCCACAGCGCTGCCGAGTGGTGGGACGGCGGTCATCTGTGGCCACATGGCGGCGCTATGGGGAGCGCCTGGCCTGAGCGCACCCTACGGTTCGGCCGGACAAAGAAGATAAGCGAGATCATCACGCAAGGGAAACACATGGCCAAAAGGATGAATGACAAGCGAGAGAAGGCGGAGAGATCGGAACAGAACAGAAAGCTGGACCGGCGGCGCGAGAAGAAGCGCGACCGGAAGCTGTATCCTCTGCGAGCAAGGCCAGGGAGTTCTGAAGGGGAGGGGCTCAGCTGCCACGTCCTCCTGACGCGACTGGAGGAGAGCATCCGAGAAAAAGAAGGCGCTAAAGAACGGGAAGGAAAGGACGGTCCCAGGCAGCTATCTCTCAAATccaaatccaaaaaaagaaaaaacagcggAAGAAAAGAAGCAAAGTCCTTACcaaaaagcaaattaaaatcATGCAGCCCGAGTTACGCGGAGTGTGTCACCTCGGGAGTCCTGCAACCACGTAAGCGCAGGCTTGCCTCTCTGAACGCCGAGGCGGTGAACAGCCTACTGCTAGAAAGAGCTACTGACCCCCAGCCGGCAGCCAAACAGGCCAAGAGGCAGGACGAACACACAGCCGGAGGAGCTTTCCAGACCGCAGACCCAGCTAGGAACGGTGTGACTGGAGGTCTGAAGGCTTCACGGGGGAGCGTCGCTAAATCCTCCGCGTCCGACAAACCTGAACTGTGCCAAAGCTCCAAGTCGGTTAAGAAGGCCAAAGCCAGGCgaagagagaagctgtggatgaGTCAGGAGTCTCTGGATGCTCCCGCTCCGAGGCGACTGGCTGGACTGAACGCCGCCGCGCTGCTGAAGCTGACCAGTTCCTCTGCTACCAGTAAGCAGAGAGTAAAGACCGCGCCCACGGCGACCGTAACGTCCGACGGTAAGGCCCCTGCGGCGCTCTCCGGCCCAAAGCAGCACTCCAGGGCCAAACTTCAACACAAGGAACACGCACAGAAGCAGAAGGGGAAGCAGGTTCCTCCGATGCACAGCGGCTGCACATCCTGCAAGAAGAAGGCGGACTTTGAGCCCAAGGTGGAGTGGGAGGGGAGCAGCTGCACTCACCGACTGACCAAACCAGGCTACCAGTCACGCAGCATGCTCCCATACCCACTGAAACaggtgaaggaggagcagctggagaccGAACTGAGTCCATACTACTGCTGTCCTCCCGAGGGTTCCGTGGAATACTGCCACCGGCTGGCCTTCTTTCTAGGCCAGCAGCCCTATGGGGAGTCAGACGATCAGCCGCTTAACTCTGCTATGACCCCCGTGAAGCGCGAGTGCCTAGTAACCTCCCCGTCCCTGACGCATTCCCACCCGCACACCGCCCTCGCCCTCAGCCCGCACCCCTGCCTCTGCACCGCCGAGCACTGCTTCTCCAGCTACTACGTCCACATCGCCCACCCGACACACACTGGAACGACGTCGGCCGCCCTCACGCCCCGACCCCTGAACTATGCCCCCTCCAATTTGTGCCCCAGTCGCATGACTGGCTCCAAGCTGCTGGGGCGTCAGGTGCCCCACCCCTCGGGCCTGGCCCATCCGGCCTACTGCAACTCCATGACCTCGCCCTGCTACGGCGAGGCCTGCGGGATCGGCGGCTACAGCTACAGAGCCATGGCTCCCGTCACCAGCAGGGCTTGTTCTTTCAGCACAGGATGCACTGGATGCACGCACAACATCAAAACAG AGAGCTACTCCTCCCCTCAGGGCGATCACAGCACCTCCCTCCTAGTGCCCCCCTCCATCCCCATCTCCAGCTGCCCCCTGTCCACCgtgcccacctccacccagaccaaGCCCCACCTGCTGACCCCCTTGTCTGCGCGGGAGCAGCCGGCCCAGGCCAGATTAAAGCTCGGCAAGGAATGCCCGCCGAGCACCAAGCCCTCCAACGGCTCCCTGTCCACGGGCCGCACGCAGTCGCCAGCCAAGCAGCCGTCACCAGTGCCAAGCCTCAGCAGCACCAAACAGAAGAGAGTCAGCCGCCGGCGCGCCACCAACGGCTGGCGTCCGGTCGGAATGCCCACCGAGAGGGAGGTCTTCATCGCG GGAGAGGATGAGACGGCCCTGCGGCAGTGTTACGAAGGAGTGGAGAGAGACGGCGAAGTGATTCGTGTCCGAGACACCGTGCTGCTAAGATCGGGCCCCAGGAAGAAATCCCTCCCATACGTTGCCAAGATATCAGCACTGTGGGAAGACCCCAAAACAG GAGAGCTGATGATGAGCCTTTTCTGGTACTACCGACCCGAGCACACCCAGGGAGGCCGAGATCCCAGCGCACACTGTGAG AATGAGATTTTCGCCTCTCGGCATCAAGATGAAAATAGCGTGGCCTGCATAGAAGACAGATGCTATGTTCTCCCACTCGCCCAGTACTGTAG ATATTGTGCCTTGATGAAGCGGCGTGCCGAGGGCGCCCCGCCTGGCAGTGCCAGCGTGGTGCCCTGCCGCTCGGACTTCGCCCCCCCTTCCCACCGCTGCGTGCCCACGGACGTCGACCCCGAGCTGGTGTACCTCTGCCGGCACGTCTACGACTTCCGCTACGGACGCATCTTGAAGAACCTGCAGTAG